In Streptomyces sp. NBC_00569, a single genomic region encodes these proteins:
- a CDS encoding response regulator: MIRVLVAEDQSAVRAGLVLILGSAPDIEVVGEASDGEQAVAMARALRPDLVLMDIQMPRLDGVSATRQVVSEGLADVLVLTTFDLDEYVFGALRAGAGGFLLKNTEAKDLIEGVRTVARGEGLIAPAVTRKLIAEFAAKPVRPEPGPAPEGLDTLTRREREVLSCLGDGLSNAEVAVRLGMAEATVKTHVSRLLGKLELRSRVQAAVLAQELGL; this comes from the coding sequence GTGATCCGCGTGCTCGTCGCCGAGGACCAGTCCGCCGTACGGGCGGGGCTGGTCCTGATCCTGGGCAGCGCCCCCGACATCGAGGTCGTCGGGGAGGCTTCGGACGGCGAACAGGCGGTGGCGATGGCGCGCGCACTTCGGCCGGATCTCGTCCTCATGGACATCCAGATGCCGCGCCTCGACGGCGTCTCGGCGACCCGTCAGGTGGTCTCCGAGGGGCTCGCGGACGTGCTCGTCCTGACGACGTTCGACCTCGACGAGTATGTCTTCGGGGCGCTGCGCGCGGGCGCCGGCGGGTTCCTGCTGAAGAACACCGAGGCGAAGGACCTGATCGAGGGGGTCCGCACGGTCGCTCGCGGTGAAGGGCTGATCGCTCCGGCGGTGACCCGCAAGCTCATCGCCGAGTTCGCGGCGAAGCCCGTACGCCCGGAGCCGGGGCCCGCGCCCGAGGGGCTCGACACCCTCACGCGCCGGGAGCGCGAGGTGCTTTCCTGCCTCGGTGACGGGTTGTCGAACGCGGAGGTCGCGGTGCGTCTGGGGATGGCGGAGGCGACGGTGAAGACGCACGTCAGCAGGTTGCTCGGGAAGCTGGAGCTGCGCAGCAGGGTGCAAGCGGCCGTCCTGGCACAGGAGTTGGGGCTGTGA
- a CDS encoding glycoside hydrolase family 18 chitinase — protein sequence MRLRQRAVAGLTTLLLPAAALVGLATPSHAAAAASTATATYAKTQDWGTGFEGKWTVKNTGTTALSSWTVEWDFPAGTKVTSAWDATVTNSADHWTAKNVSWNGSLAPGASVSFGFNGSGPGAPSGCKLNGASCDGGDVPGDAAPSAPGTPTASSVTDTSVKLAWTAATDDKGIKNYDVLRDGTKVATVTGTSYSDTGLTAGTDYSYTVQARDTADQSGPASGSVRVHTTGGGTDPGPGGKVKMGYFTDWGVYGRQYFPKNLETSGSAAKVTHINYAFGNVQGGKCTMGDSYADTDMAYTAANSVSGQADTWDQPLRGAFNQLRQLKAKHPNLKIIWSFGGWTWSGGFPEAAKNPAAFAQSCYDLVEDPRWADVFDGIDIDWEYPNACGLSCDTSGQDALKKLASALRAKFGSNNLVTAAITADASTGGKIEKNDYAGASQSFDWYNVMTYDFFGAFNAQGPTAPHSPLTSYPGIPQQGFDSADAIAKLKAQGVPSGKLLLGIGFYGRGWTGVTQKEPGGTATGPAAGTYEQGIEDYKVLKTKCPANGTVAGTAYAYCGSDWWSYDTPATINSKMAWAKSQNLGGAFFWEFSGDTTNGELVTAIDGGLR from the coding sequence TTGAGACTCAGACAGAGAGCCGTGGCAGGCCTCACCACCCTGCTGCTCCCGGCCGCCGCCCTCGTCGGCCTCGCCACCCCCTCCCACGCGGCCGCCGCCGCGAGCACCGCCACCGCGACCTACGCCAAGACCCAGGACTGGGGCACCGGCTTCGAAGGCAAGTGGACCGTCAAGAACACCGGTACCACGGCCCTCAGTTCATGGACCGTCGAGTGGGACTTCCCCGCCGGCACCAAGGTGACCTCCGCCTGGGACGCCACCGTCACCAACTCCGCCGACCACTGGACCGCCAAGAACGTCTCCTGGAACGGGTCGCTCGCCCCCGGCGCCTCGGTCTCCTTCGGGTTCAACGGCTCGGGCCCCGGCGCCCCTTCCGGCTGCAAGCTCAACGGCGCCTCCTGCGACGGCGGTGACGTCCCCGGCGACGCGGCCCCCTCCGCGCCCGGCACCCCCACCGCCTCCTCCGTCACGGACACCTCGGTCAAGCTCGCCTGGACCGCGGCCACCGACGACAAGGGCATCAAGAACTACGACGTCCTGCGCGACGGCACCAAGGTCGCGACGGTGACGGGGACTTCGTACTCCGACACCGGGCTCACCGCCGGCACGGACTACTCGTACACCGTCCAGGCCCGTGACACCGCCGACCAGAGCGGGCCGGCCTCCGGCTCCGTCAGGGTGCACACGACCGGCGGCGGCACCGACCCGGGCCCCGGCGGCAAGGTCAAGATGGGGTACTTCACCGACTGGGGCGTCTACGGCCGCCAGTACTTCCCGAAGAACCTGGAGACCTCCGGCTCCGCCGCGAAGGTCACCCACATCAACTACGCCTTCGGCAACGTCCAGGGCGGCAAGTGCACCATGGGCGACTCCTACGCCGACACCGACATGGCGTACACCGCAGCCAACTCCGTCTCCGGCCAGGCCGACACCTGGGACCAGCCGCTGCGCGGCGCCTTCAACCAGCTGCGCCAGCTGAAGGCCAAGCACCCGAACCTCAAGATCATCTGGTCGTTCGGCGGCTGGACCTGGTCCGGCGGCTTCCCGGAGGCCGCGAAGAACCCCGCCGCGTTCGCGCAGTCCTGCTACGACCTGGTCGAGGACCCGCGCTGGGCCGACGTCTTCGACGGCATCGACATCGACTGGGAGTACCCCAACGCCTGCGGCCTGTCCTGCGACACCTCGGGCCAGGACGCCCTGAAGAAGCTGGCGTCCGCGCTGCGCGCCAAGTTCGGCTCCAACAACCTGGTGACGGCGGCCATCACGGCCGACGCGTCCACCGGCGGCAAGATCGAGAAGAACGACTACGCGGGCGCGTCCCAGTCCTTCGACTGGTACAACGTCATGACCTACGACTTCTTCGGCGCGTTCAACGCCCAGGGTCCGACGGCCCCGCACTCCCCGCTCACCTCGTACCCCGGCATCCCGCAACAGGGCTTCGACTCCGCCGACGCCATCGCCAAGTTGAAGGCCCAGGGCGTCCCGTCGGGCAAGCTCCTGCTCGGCATCGGCTTCTACGGCCGCGGCTGGACCGGCGTCACTCAGAAGGAGCCGGGCGGCACCGCGACCGGACCCGCAGCCGGCACCTACGAGCAGGGCATCGAGGACTACAAGGTCCTCAAGACCAAGTGCCCCGCCAACGGCACCGTCGCCGGCACGGCCTACGCGTACTGCGGCAGCGACTGGTGGTCCTACGACACCCCCGCGACGATCAACTCCAAGATGGCCTGGGCCAAGAGCCAGAACCTCGGCGGCGCCTTCTTCTGGGAGTTCAGCGGTGACACCACCAACGGCGAGCTGGTGACCGCCATCGACGGCGGCCTGAGGTAA
- a CDS encoding DUF2550 domain-containing protein: MVLVLVLCVVAVVVLVLLGLFVFGLRRRLIQRSGGTFDCSLRWDVPEGGDASGKGWGYGVARYNGDRIEWFRVFSYAVRPRRTLERSAIEVTGRRAPEGEEELALLSDAIVLACSHRGSRLELAMSEDALTGFLAWLEAAPPGQRVNVA, translated from the coding sequence ATGGTCCTCGTTCTCGTGCTGTGCGTGGTCGCGGTCGTCGTACTCGTATTGCTGGGGTTGTTCGTCTTCGGCCTCAGGCGCCGGCTGATCCAGCGCTCCGGGGGCACCTTCGACTGCTCCCTGCGGTGGGACGTGCCCGAGGGCGGCGACGCCTCCGGCAAGGGCTGGGGCTACGGAGTGGCCCGCTACAACGGCGACCGGATCGAGTGGTTCCGGGTCTTCTCCTATGCGGTCAGGCCCCGTCGCACCCTGGAGCGTTCGGCGATCGAGGTGACAGGCCGTCGCGCGCCTGAGGGCGAGGAGGAGTTGGCCCTGCTCTCGGACGCGATCGTGCTCGCGTGCTCGCACCGCGGCTCGCGTCTCGAGCTGGCGATGAGCGAGGACGCGCTGACCGGTTTCCTGGCGTGGCTGGAGGCCGCTCCCCCCGGCCAGAGGGTGAACGTGGCGTAG
- a CDS encoding F0F1 ATP synthase subunit epsilon, producing MAAELHVELVAADRSVWSGEATLVVARTASGDIGVMPGHQPLLGVLESGPVMIRTSDGGTVVAAVHGGFVSFADNKLSLLAEIAELSDEIDVQRAERALERAKSDADASAERRADVRLRAVATR from the coding sequence TTGGCTGCTGAGCTGCATGTCGAGCTCGTCGCCGCGGACCGCAGTGTCTGGTCCGGCGAGGCCACCCTGGTCGTCGCGCGCACCGCGTCCGGCGACATCGGCGTCATGCCCGGTCACCAGCCGCTTCTCGGTGTGCTGGAGTCGGGCCCGGTGATGATCCGTACGAGCGACGGCGGGACGGTTGTCGCCGCTGTGCACGGCGGTTTCGTCTCGTTCGCCGACAACAAGCTGTCCCTGCTCGCCGAGATCGCCGAGCTGTCGGACGAGATCGATGTCCAGCGTGCGGAGCGGGCGCTCGAGCGCGCGAAGTCGGATGCCGACGCATCCGCCGAGCGTCGCGCGGACGTCCGACTGCGTGCGGTGGCGACGCGCTGA